In a genomic window of Sporosarcina trichiuri:
- a CDS encoding YusW family protein, giving the protein MMTVGTALFAGVLFTGGCGNFSKDADKDNRDEADIVTTDEKEGGDRDTGDGYGFNVFDLEIDVNGEDAVDAEYKVEKDFDPEYQNEQNNIDLKGQEAMDELDKLFIDTNLESNMSGEEARDKILDYYQIDEYSKFDLNVEFDDGKKLNFQDEK; this is encoded by the coding sequence ATGATGACAGTCGGAACAGCCCTGTTCGCGGGTGTTCTCTTTACCGGCGGATGCGGGAATTTCAGCAAGGACGCCGACAAGGACAACCGGGATGAAGCGGACATCGTGACGACAGATGAAAAAGAAGGCGGCGACCGGGACACCGGCGACGGTTACGGTTTCAATGTCTTTGATCTTGAAATCGACGTGAATGGTGAAGATGCGGTCGACGCGGAATACAAGGTGGAAAAAGATTTCGATCCCGAATATCAGAATGAGCAGAACAACATCGACCTGAAGGGCCAAGAAGCCATGGATGAGCTCGATAAGCTGTTCATCGATACGAACCTGGAGAGCAACATGTCCGGTGAAGAAGCGCGCGACAAGATCCTCGACTACTACCAGATCGATGAGTACTCCAAGTTCGACTTGAATGTCGAGTTTGACGACGGCAAGAAATTGAATTTCCAGGATGAAAAATAA